A window of Clostridioides sp. ES-S-0010-02 genomic DNA:
ACACAGAATGCCATTGTTTGACCTACAGTATGGTTTCCTATATTAAGACCAATTTTATATGCTAAAATGGTCATTATTGCTACAAATATCCCCTGAGTAATAACTCTTTGTACAAGGTTTTTTTCAAACAAACTTTCTGATTTAACAGGCTGATGCTTCATTATATTTCTACTTGGTGGGTCAACTCCAAGAGCAAGAGCTGGAAGAGTTGCTGTTGCAAGGTTTACCCATAGAATATGCACAGCAAGAAGTGGAGTATCCCAGTTTAACAATATTGCAACAAATAGTGTAAGTATCTCTGCTATATTTCCAACAAGCAAGAATTGTATAACCTTTTGTATATTTCTATATACACGTCTACCTTCTTTTATTGCATATGCAATTGTGGTAAAACTATCATCCATTAAAATCATATCTGAAGAATCTTTTGCCACATCTGTACCACTTATACCCATAGCTATACCAATATCAGCAGACTTTAATGCAGGGGAGTCATTTACCCCATCTCCAGTCATTGCTGGTACTTCTCCAATTCTTTTTAGAGACTGTATAATTCTAAGTTTATCAAATGGTGATACACGAGCAAATACTGTCACATTTTTAACAGCTTTATCAAGTTCATCATCACTTAAATTATCAAGTTCATCACCAGATATAACAGTATTTCCTTCATTCCAAATTCCAAGTTCATGAGCTATTGTTGTGGCAGTGACTTTATGGTCACCTGTTATCATTATGGTTCTTATGCCCGCTTCTTTACAAGTTTTTACTGCATCAGTTACCTCGGTTCTTGGTGGGTCAATCATACCAACTATACCAATAAATGTCAAATCATATTCTATGTTTTCACTATCTTCCTTTGGTATCGATAGAATTTCACGCTTAGCAAAACCAAGTACACGTAATGCATCTTTAGACATAGTAAGACATAATTCGTGTATGTTTTTTTTGTCCATCTCTGTAATGTTTCTTTCACCTTTTGATGTTAATATTTTGGTACATAAATGGAGAAGTTCATCCACTGCACCTTTAGTATATGCTGTGATTTTTCCATCTATATCATGAACAGTTGTCATACATTTTCTGTCAGAATCAAAAGGTTGCTCAAATACACGTGGATATTTCTCTTCAAGAGCTTCTTGATCTATTCCAAATTTATTAGCCATAAAAATCAATGAACCTTCTGTTGGATCACCTAATATTTCATCTTTTTTATCTGGATTTATACATGCATCGTTACAAAGTGCACCAGCATAAACAAGCTCTTTATATACTAGTGGATGTTTCTCAGACGCAGTATCTATTGATGTTACTTTTCCAGATTCAAAATCGCCATTTACAGCAATATGTGTAACAGTCATTTTATTTAAGGTTAATGTACCAGTTTTATCACAACATATTACTGTAGCTCCTCCTAATGTTTCAACTGCTGGCAACTTTCTAATCAAAGCGTTTCTTTTAGCCATACGTTGCACACCTAGAGCCATTACAATGGTTGCTGTTGCAGGTAATCCCTCTGGAATGATTGATATAGCAAGTGAAATTGCAATCATAAACATTGGTAAGAGAGGTCTCTGATAAAATGCACCTATTGCAAATATAATAACGCATACAATAATACCTATAACACTTAATGTTTTTCCAACAGTATTAAGTTTACGTTTTATAGGAGTATCAAAATCATTTTGTGAATCTAAAAGATGTGCTATATTACCTACTTCTGTGTCCATCCCAGTTGCAACTACAACACCTACACCTCTACCATATGTGACAATTGAAGACGTATAGGCCATATTACTACGGTCTCCTAATACACATTCTTCAGGTAAAATGCCATCTGAATCTTTTTCTGATGGGACAGACTCTCCTGTTAAAGAAGCTTCTTGAATTTTTAAACTAGATGTATCTATTAAACGAATGTCTGCTGGAATCATCGCTCCATCTTCTAAAAAAACAATATCTCCTATTACAAGATTACTTGCTTGAATAACATTTTCTTCACCATCACGTATAACACGTGCTGTAGGTGAATTCATATTTTTTAGTGCTTCCAATGATGATTCTGCTTTTTTTTCTTGAACAATACCAATAACTGCATTTACTGTTACAATTATTAGAATTACAAAAGCTTCTGTAAATTCTCCAAATGCTAAAGATAATACTGATGCACCTATTAGTATCAATACCATAGCATCTGTAACTTGGGTCCAAAGCATTTGTAAAACTGTTCTAGGTGGTCTTTTTCTCAGTTCATTTAAACCATACTCTTTAATCCTGTTTTCCGCCTCGGTATCGGTGAGCCCCTCCTCTGATGAGTCTAAACTCTCTAATACTTCATGTGTTGCCATCGAATGCCAAGGCATCTGTTTGTGATTTTCCATTTTGGAAGATCACTCCTTTCTTTTTTTGATTTAAGAATAATTATATTTTAAAATCCAATTCAATTCAATACTCAGTAATTATATTTTACCTAAATTTAACAATTCAATTTAAAGTCTATATAAAAATATCTACTCTTTTACAAACACATACTCCTTATTATTA
This region includes:
- a CDS encoding calcium-translocating P-type ATPase, PMCA-type, translated to MENHKQMPWHSMATHEVLESLDSSEEGLTDTEAENRIKEYGLNELRKRPPRTVLQMLWTQVTDAMVLILIGASVLSLAFGEFTEAFVILIIVTVNAVIGIVQEKKAESSLEALKNMNSPTARVIRDGEENVIQASNLVIGDIVFLEDGAMIPADIRLIDTSSLKIQEASLTGESVPSEKDSDGILPEECVLGDRSNMAYTSSIVTYGRGVGVVVATGMDTEVGNIAHLLDSQNDFDTPIKRKLNTVGKTLSVIGIIVCVIIFAIGAFYQRPLLPMFMIAISLAISIIPEGLPATATIVMALGVQRMAKRNALIRKLPAVETLGGATVICCDKTGTLTLNKMTVTHIAVNGDFESGKVTSIDTASEKHPLVYKELVYAGALCNDACINPDKKDEILGDPTEGSLIFMANKFGIDQEALEEKYPRVFEQPFDSDRKCMTTVHDIDGKITAYTKGAVDELLHLCTKILTSKGERNITEMDKKNIHELCLTMSKDALRVLGFAKREILSIPKEDSENIEYDLTFIGIVGMIDPPRTEVTDAVKTCKEAGIRTIMITGDHKVTATTIAHELGIWNEGNTVISGDELDNLSDDELDKAVKNVTVFARVSPFDKLRIIQSLKRIGEVPAMTGDGVNDSPALKSADIGIAMGISGTDVAKDSSDMILMDDSFTTIAYAIKEGRRVYRNIQKVIQFLLVGNIAEILTLFVAILLNWDTPLLAVHILWVNLATATLPALALGVDPPSRNIMKHQPVKSESLFEKNLVQRVITQGIFVAIMTILAYKIGLNIGNHTVGQTMAFCVLAFSQMLRAFSQRSNTDSMFTRNSAKNPFLLISFLTSALLMAVILFVPNFRDAFNLTVLNSSQWLVTVILAIMSVVQVEVGKFLKRKLYEK